The window GGCCTACAAAATTTCCCGGCAGAAAGCCTTCGAAGGAATCGATCTGGAGCGAAAGCGCGCGGAGCTTGCCACAGCCAAAGACCAGGCTCTGAAGCGGCTTCCGGAATTATACGCCGAATTCAAACGGCATGCAGAGGCAAGGGGCACGATCGTCCATCTGGCTCATACTGCGGAAGAAGCCCGCGGGATCGTCTCTCATATTGCCAAGGACAACCGAGTTAGGCACATCATCAAGTCCAAGTCCATGACCGCAGAAGAGATTCATCTGAACAACCGGCTGGAAACCGATGGCTTCCAGGTGACGGAAACGGATCTGGGGGAGTGGATCATCCAACTGCGGCATGAAGGGCCATCGCACATGGTGATGCCCGCCATCCACCTGTCCAGGCAGCAGGTGGGCACTCTGTTCAGTCAGGTCACCGGCCAGCAGCTCGATCTCGAGGATATCGGCCGGATGGTGAAAGTGGCCCGAAGGGAGCTCCGGGAAGCCTTCCTGACCGCCGGCATGGGGGTCAGCGGCGCCAATTTCGCCATTGCCCAAACCGGCACCATCGGCATGCTCACCAACGAAGGCAACGGCAGGCTAACCACCACCCTGCCGGGTGTCCATGTGGCCATCGTGGGTATCGAAAAACTCGTTCCCGATATCGACACGGCACTGCGGATCATTGAAATCCTTCCCAGGAACGCCACGGGCCAGGCTATCACGTCCTATGCCACCTGGATTACCGGACAGACGCCGTGCCTTGCCAATCCGGACGGAAAGAAAATCCATCACGTGGTCTTCCTGGACAATGGCAGATTGCGCCTGGCCGAGGATCCCGTGTTTTCTCAGGCGCTCCGCTGCATCCGATGCGGGGCCTGTGCCAATGTATGCCCGGTGTACGGAAAGGTCGGGGGCCATACCCTCGGTCACGTCTACATCGGCGCCATCGGACTGATTCTGACCTATTTCTACCACGGAACGGACAATACCCGGGCCATTGTCCGCAATTGCCTCAATTGTCAGGCCTGCAAATCCGTATGTCCCGTCAATATCGATCTGCCGTATCTGATCAAGGAAGTTTACAGGCGGGTTCTGGACGATGACCGGAAGAAACCGCTCAAGAATCGTCTGGTATCGACCTTCATGAAGAACCGGACGCTCTTCCATTCGGCGCTCAAGGCTGCGGCCGCAGCCCAGAAACCGTTTGTGGATGCATCCCGGGGCATCGTCCGGCATCTTCCTTACGCACTGCTGAAGGCGGAACATGATTTCCGGGCGTTGCCGGCACTGGCTGAAACCCCTTTTCGAAACATCTGGCCTGCCGTCCGTTATCAATTATCGAACCCGCGGTATCGGGTCGCTCTCTTCGTGGGTTGCGCCGTCGATTTCGTCTCTCCGGAGCAGGCGCTGGCCCTGGTGAAACTGGCCATCGCTTTCAACGTCCAGATCGATTTCCCGCAAAACCAGACCTGTTGCGGACTTCCGGCAGCCATGATGGCAGAGCAGGAAACTGCAGTGGAAGTGGGCTTGCAGAACATCGCAGCGCTCGATGCCGAGCGGTATGACTATGTCCTGACGCTCTGCGC is drawn from Desulfatirhabdium butyrativorans DSM 18734 and contains these coding sequences:
- the ldhH gene encoding L-lactate dehydrogenase (quinone) large subunit LdhH, which encodes MIETPHDLAGYHVQIRNALGNQFLRTALGNFASAYKISRQKAFEGIDLERKRAELATAKDQALKRLPELYAEFKRHAEARGTIVHLAHTAEEARGIVSHIAKDNRVRHIIKSKSMTAEEIHLNNRLETDGFQVTETDLGEWIIQLRHEGPSHMVMPAIHLSRQQVGTLFSQVTGQQLDLEDIGRMVKVARRELREAFLTAGMGVSGANFAIAQTGTIGMLTNEGNGRLTTTLPGVHVAIVGIEKLVPDIDTALRIIEILPRNATGQAITSYATWITGQTPCLANPDGKKIHHVVFLDNGRLRLAEDPVFSQALRCIRCGACANVCPVYGKVGGHTLGHVYIGAIGLILTYFYHGTDNTRAIVRNCLNCQACKSVCPVNIDLPYLIKEVYRRVLDDDRKKPLKNRLVSTFMKNRTLFHSALKAAAAAQKPFVDASRGIVRHLPYALLKAEHDFRALPALAETPFRNIWPAVRYQLSNPRYRVALFVGCAVDFVSPEQALALVKLAIAFNVQIDFPQNQTCCGLPAAMMAEQETAVEVGLQNIAALDAERYDYVLTLCASCASHLKEGYPKMLAGKIDAGRIDALHQKIIDFSSFMVDVLGVEPDAFQKTGRRVAYHSPCHLCRGLGVTEAPRKLIDISGSSYVPCPEEDVCCGFGGSYSIEFPEISAAILSQKLDHVERSGADILVTDCPGCVMQLRGGMLKRNKAVPVKHIAEIVAERLNLSKKAEKAT